The Salana multivorans genome window below encodes:
- a CDS encoding GNAT family N-acetyltransferase, which yields MTLDPARLQAFARYRILLAERDDWREGRVAVLGDSVLVARARPNGDVLLALGESDEVIDLLDGEARLHHRSEAPGAMWLSAPRAVDVPPWVLDALRLAPATQWDWMSIDTMPDGDVDQRVRRLDLAPGSSDVEEARALLAVANPISTADPLGDGEVAWFAVSESAPAHGPAGEAGAAVGVIGARLAQGDPARDGSFSWHLHGLGVAPGARRAGYGAALTTAAVRAGLAAGADWVSLGLYADNDAARRIYTRIGFRLEAEMASYAPATLAR from the coding sequence ATGACGCTCGACCCCGCACGCCTCCAGGCGTTCGCCCGGTACCGGATCCTGCTGGCCGAGCGTGACGACTGGCGCGAGGGCCGGGTCGCCGTGCTCGGCGACTCCGTCCTCGTCGCCCGCGCGCGCCCCAACGGCGACGTCCTCCTCGCGCTCGGCGAGTCGGACGAGGTGATCGACCTGCTCGACGGCGAGGCGCGGCTGCACCACCGCTCGGAGGCCCCCGGCGCGATGTGGCTCAGCGCGCCGCGCGCCGTCGACGTGCCGCCGTGGGTGCTCGACGCCCTGCGGCTCGCCCCCGCGACGCAGTGGGACTGGATGTCGATCGACACGATGCCGGACGGCGACGTCGACCAGCGCGTGCGCCGGCTCGACCTCGCGCCGGGCTCCAGCGACGTCGAGGAGGCGCGCGCCCTCCTGGCGGTCGCCAACCCCATCTCGACGGCCGACCCGCTCGGCGACGGCGAGGTCGCGTGGTTCGCCGTGTCGGAGTCGGCGCCGGCGCACGGACCGGCGGGCGAGGCCGGCGCGGCGGTCGGCGTCATCGGCGCGCGGCTCGCCCAGGGCGACCCCGCTCGGGACGGCTCGTTCTCCTGGCACCTGCACGGGCTCGGCGTCGCCCCCGGGGCGCGCCGGGCCGGCTACGGCGCGGCGCTGACCACGGCTGCCGTGCGGGCGGGGCTCGCGGCGGGGGCCGACTGGGTCTCGCTCGGTCTCTACGCCGACAACGACGCCGCCCGCCGGATCTACACCCGGATCGGCTTCCGGCTCGAGGCCGAGATGGCCTCCTACGCGCCGGCGACGCTCGCCCGCTAG
- a CDS encoding DEAD/DEAH box helicase, which produces MSTPAISFSDLGLPEDLLGAVEALGFTTPTPIQVEAVPVLLSGRDIVGVAQTGTGKTAAFGLPLLAAIDPAERDVQAIVLAPTRELAIQVSDAVQSFAPDGARLDVLPVYGGSAYGPQLSGLKRGAQVVVGTPGRVMDLIDKRALDLSTVKFVVLDEADEMLRMGFAEDVETILAGTPSTKQVALFSATMPPAIRRVADTHLTDPVRISIAPQSTPIESVTQEYAIVPFSNKNEAVARIIQTADADAAIVFVRTREAAEEVGADLLRRGISAASISGDVPQRDREKIVDRLRAGQLDVLVATDVAARGLDVDRIGLVVNYDVPRETETYVHRIGRTGRAGRTGKAFTFLTPKEKHKLRQIERATGSTLTEAALPSRTDVLQHRANGALTLADERRVGGPLALHRAHVQAHVDANGTDPIDIAAALLALAVGDDGGIRASEDEALSMPDRGDRGERRERSFDRDRGERRERSFDRGDRAERGPRERANRSRVGDSDNRYRIAVGYRDGVTPQGIVGAMTNEGGLRGSEIGKIDIFPTFSLVEIPLGLEPEIERRIGGASVAGRQLRIRRDTGAPSRGGSGGGKGYGERGDRGDRFARTERRPRYSR; this is translated from the coding sequence ATGTCCACCCCTGCCATCTCCTTCTCCGACCTCGGCCTGCCCGAGGACCTCCTGGGCGCCGTCGAGGCGCTCGGGTTCACCACGCCGACGCCGATCCAGGTCGAGGCCGTCCCCGTCCTGCTCTCCGGGCGCGACATCGTCGGCGTCGCCCAGACCGGGACCGGCAAGACCGCGGCCTTCGGGCTGCCGCTCCTCGCCGCGATCGACCCGGCCGAGCGCGACGTCCAGGCGATCGTCCTCGCGCCGACGCGCGAGCTCGCCATCCAGGTGTCCGACGCCGTCCAGTCCTTCGCCCCCGACGGCGCCCGGCTCGACGTGCTGCCCGTCTACGGCGGCTCCGCCTACGGCCCGCAGCTGAGCGGCCTCAAGCGCGGAGCCCAGGTCGTCGTCGGCACCCCCGGCCGCGTCATGGACCTCATCGACAAGCGGGCGCTGGACCTCTCGACGGTCAAGTTCGTCGTGCTCGACGAGGCCGACGAGATGCTCCGGATGGGCTTCGCCGAGGACGTCGAGACGATCCTGGCCGGCACGCCGTCGACCAAGCAGGTCGCGCTCTTCTCCGCGACCATGCCGCCGGCGATCCGCCGGGTCGCCGACACGCACCTGACCGACCCGGTCCGCATCTCGATCGCCCCGCAGTCGACGCCGATCGAGTCGGTGACGCAGGAGTACGCGATCGTGCCGTTCAGCAACAAGAACGAGGCGGTCGCGCGGATCATCCAGACGGCCGACGCCGATGCCGCCATCGTGTTCGTCCGCACCCGCGAGGCCGCCGAGGAGGTCGGCGCGGACCTGCTGCGTCGCGGCATCTCGGCCGCGTCGATCTCGGGCGACGTCCCGCAGCGCGACCGCGAGAAGATCGTCGACCGTCTCCGCGCCGGCCAGCTCGACGTGCTCGTCGCCACCGACGTCGCCGCCCGCGGCCTCGACGTCGACCGGATCGGCCTCGTCGTCAACTACGACGTCCCCCGCGAGACGGAGACCTACGTCCACCGCATCGGCCGCACCGGCCGCGCGGGCCGCACGGGCAAGGCGTTCACGTTCCTCACGCCCAAGGAGAAGCACAAGCTCCGCCAGATCGAGCGCGCGACGGGCTCGACGCTGACCGAGGCGGCGCTGCCGTCCCGGACCGACGTGCTGCAGCACCGCGCGAACGGTGCGCTCACGCTGGCCGACGAGCGCCGCGTCGGCGGGCCGCTGGCGCTGCACCGCGCCCACGTCCAGGCCCACGTCGACGCCAACGGCACCGACCCGATCGACATCGCGGCCGCGCTCCTCGCGCTCGCCGTCGGTGATGACGGCGGCATCCGGGCGAGCGAGGACGAGGCGCTCTCGATGCCCGACCGCGGTGACCGGGGCGAGCGCCGCGAGCGCTCGTTCGACCGGGACCGCGGCGAGCGGCGCGAGCGCTCCTTCGACCGTGGCGACCGCGCCGAGCGCGGTCCGCGCGAGCGCGCCAACCGCTCCCGCGTCGGCGACAGCGACAACCGCTACCGGATCGCCGTCGGCTACCGCGACGGCGTGACGCCGCAGGGCATCGTCGGCGCCATGACGAACGAGGGCGGCCTGCGCGGCTCGGAGATCGGCAAGATCGACATCTTCCCGACCTTCTCCCTCGTCGAGATCCCGCTCGGGCTCGAGCCGGAGATCGAGCGGCGGATCGGCGGCGCGTCCGTCGCCGGTCGTCAGCTCCGGATCCGTCGCGACACCGGCGCCCCGTCGCGGGGTGGCAGCGGCGGCGGCAAGGGCTACGGCGAGCGCGGGGACCGCGGCGACCGGTTCGCCCGGACCGAGCGTCGCCCGCGCTACTCCCGCTGA
- a CDS encoding replication-associated recombination protein A — protein MDLFEAASTDEAGVPGVDPAAPLAVRMRPASLEEVVGQGHLLRAGAPLRRLVEPTRAGSPPPSSVVLWGPPGTGKTTIAYLIARAGGRRFVELSAVTAGVKDVRMVIEDARRRLAGGGEETVLFVDEVHRFSKTQQDALLPSVENRWVTLVAATTENPSFSVISPLLSRSLLLTLHSLEPEDVADLVRRAVADERGLGGTVELSEEALEQLVRLVGGDARKALTVLEAAAATALEEQADDDETDQGEDDAGAPAVITIDVVERAVDVAAVRYDRDGDQHYDVASAFIKSMRGSDVDAALHYLARMIAAGEDPRFIARRIVIAASEEIGMADPTALQTAVAAHQAVSFIGMPESQLILAQAVIHVATAPKSNATTLAIAAALGDVRSGKAGAVPFHLRDAHYAGAKDLGHGKGYQYAHDAPHGVAPQRYAPEGLEDARYYAPTDRGNERAVAARLERIREILDSQP, from the coding sequence GTGGATCTCTTCGAAGCCGCCTCGACCGACGAGGCCGGCGTCCCCGGCGTCGATCCCGCGGCGCCGCTGGCCGTCCGGATGCGTCCGGCGAGCCTGGAGGAGGTGGTCGGCCAGGGCCACCTCCTGCGCGCCGGCGCCCCGCTGCGCCGGCTGGTCGAGCCGACCCGCGCTGGATCGCCGCCGCCGTCCTCCGTCGTGCTGTGGGGCCCACCCGGCACCGGGAAGACGACGATCGCCTACCTCATCGCGCGGGCCGGCGGGCGGCGGTTCGTCGAGCTCTCCGCCGTCACGGCCGGCGTCAAGGACGTCCGGATGGTCATCGAGGACGCGCGCCGCCGGCTCGCGGGCGGGGGAGAGGAGACCGTCCTCTTCGTCGACGAGGTGCACCGCTTCTCCAAGACGCAGCAGGACGCCCTCCTGCCGAGCGTGGAGAACCGCTGGGTCACGCTCGTGGCGGCCACGACCGAGAACCCGTCGTTCTCCGTCATCTCCCCGCTCCTGTCGCGCTCGCTGCTGCTGACGCTGCACTCGCTCGAGCCCGAGGACGTCGCGGACCTCGTCAGGCGCGCCGTCGCCGACGAGCGGGGGCTGGGCGGCACCGTCGAGCTGAGCGAGGAGGCACTCGAGCAGCTCGTCCGGCTCGTCGGGGGCGACGCCCGCAAGGCGCTCACCGTCCTCGAGGCCGCCGCCGCGACGGCGCTGGAGGAGCAGGCGGACGACGACGAGACCGACCAGGGCGAGGACGACGCCGGCGCGCCGGCCGTCATCACGATCGACGTCGTCGAGCGCGCCGTCGACGTGGCCGCCGTGCGCTACGACCGGGACGGCGACCAGCACTACGACGTCGCGAGCGCGTTCATCAAGTCGATGCGCGGCAGCGACGTCGACGCGGCGCTGCACTACCTCGCGCGGATGATCGCGGCGGGGGAGGACCCCCGGTTCATCGCGCGGCGGATCGTCATCGCGGCGAGCGAGGAGATCGGGATGGCCGACCCGACGGCGCTCCAGACCGCCGTGGCGGCCCACCAGGCCGTGAGCTTCATCGGGATGCCCGAGTCGCAGCTCATCCTCGCCCAGGCGGTCATCCACGTCGCGACGGCGCCGAAGTCGAACGCGACGACGCTCGCGATCGCGGCGGCCCTCGGCGACGTGCGGTCCGGCAAGGCCGGGGCGGTGCCGTTCCACCTGCGCGACGCGCACTACGCGGGCGCCAAGGACCTCGGCCACGGCAAGGGCTACCAGTACGCGCACGACGCGCCGCACGGCGTCGCGCCGCAGCGGTACGCGCCGGAGGGGCTGGAGGACGCGCGGTACTACGCCCCGACCGACCGCGGGAACGAGCGCGCCGTCGCGGCCCGGCTGGAGCGAATCCGCGAGATCCTCGACTCCCAGCCCTGA
- the aspS gene encoding aspartate--tRNA ligase, which translates to MLRTHNAGDLRATDIGSTVTLTGWVDRRRDHGGVAFLDLRDASGIAQVVVRDEDVAHPLRSEWVLQVTGEVSHRPEGNENPNLATGQIEVVATDVVVLNQAAPLPFQVSTALDAAESATIGDEARLKYRYLDLRRPAPARALRLRAQVSRTARAVLDAEGFVEVETPTLTRSTPEGARDFVVPARLAPGSWYALPQSPQLFKQLLMVAGLERYYQIARCYRDEDFRADRQPEFTQLDVEASFVDQDDIIALTEKLLVEIWRLIDVEVPTPIQRMTYRDAMETYGTDKPDLRFGLPLVDLTDYFAHTPFRVFQAAYVGAVVQPGGAATPRRGFDAWQEWAKQRGARGLAYVTIGEDGELGGPVAKNITETERAGLAAATGARPGDAIFFAAGAPTSSRALLGAARLEIGRRGGLIDPDAWSFVWVVDAPLFKPVGEDDDVAVGAGAWTAVHHAFTSPTPEWIDTFEDDPGAALAYAYDIVCNGNEIGGGSIRIHRRDVQERVFKVMGIDEEQAQEKFGFLLEAFSFGAPPHGGIAFGWDRVVGLLAGEDSIREVIAFPKSGGGYDPLTGAPAPITAQQRKEAGVDAAPAATSGRATAGEGTAVAE; encoded by the coding sequence GTGCTTCGCACCCACAACGCAGGCGACCTGCGCGCGACCGACATCGGCAGCACCGTCACCCTCACGGGGTGGGTGGATCGCCGTCGCGACCACGGCGGCGTCGCCTTCCTCGACCTGCGCGACGCCTCCGGGATCGCCCAGGTCGTGGTCCGGGACGAGGACGTGGCGCACCCGCTGCGCAGCGAGTGGGTGCTCCAGGTGACGGGCGAGGTCTCCCACCGGCCCGAGGGCAACGAGAACCCCAACCTCGCGACGGGCCAGATCGAGGTCGTGGCGACGGACGTCGTCGTCCTCAACCAGGCCGCCCCGCTGCCGTTCCAGGTCTCGACGGCGCTCGACGCGGCGGAGTCCGCGACGATCGGCGACGAGGCGCGGCTGAAGTACCGCTACCTCGACCTGCGCCGGCCGGCGCCCGCCCGCGCGCTGCGGCTGCGCGCCCAGGTCTCCCGGACCGCCCGCGCGGTGCTCGACGCCGAGGGCTTCGTCGAGGTCGAGACGCCGACGCTCACCCGCTCGACGCCCGAGGGCGCACGCGACTTCGTCGTGCCCGCGCGTCTGGCGCCGGGCTCCTGGTACGCGCTGCCGCAGAGCCCGCAGCTGTTCAAGCAGCTCCTCATGGTCGCGGGGCTGGAGCGGTACTACCAGATCGCCCGCTGCTACCGGGACGAGGACTTCCGCGCCGACCGCCAGCCGGAGTTCACCCAGCTCGACGTGGAGGCGAGCTTCGTCGACCAGGACGACATCATCGCGCTGACCGAGAAGCTGCTCGTCGAGATCTGGCGGCTGATCGACGTCGAGGTCCCCACGCCGATCCAGCGGATGACCTACCGCGACGCCATGGAGACCTACGGGACGGACAAGCCGGACCTGCGCTTCGGCCTGCCGCTCGTCGACCTGACGGACTACTTCGCGCACACCCCGTTCCGGGTGTTCCAGGCGGCCTACGTCGGCGCGGTCGTCCAGCCGGGCGGCGCGGCGACGCCGCGGCGTGGGTTCGACGCGTGGCAGGAGTGGGCCAAGCAGCGCGGCGCGCGCGGGCTCGCCTACGTCACCATCGGCGAGGACGGCGAGCTCGGGGGTCCGGTCGCCAAGAACATCACCGAGACCGAGCGGGCGGGGCTCGCGGCCGCGACCGGTGCCCGGCCCGGCGACGCGATCTTCTTCGCCGCGGGCGCTCCGACCTCCTCGCGTGCGCTGCTCGGCGCGGCGCGGCTGGAGATCGGTCGCCGCGGCGGCCTCATCGACCCCGACGCGTGGTCGTTCGTCTGGGTGGTCGACGCGCCGCTGTTCAAGCCGGTCGGCGAGGACGACGACGTGGCCGTCGGCGCGGGCGCCTGGACCGCGGTGCACCACGCGTTCACGTCGCCGACGCCCGAGTGGATCGACACGTTCGAGGACGACCCGGGCGCGGCGCTGGCCTACGCCTACGACATCGTCTGCAACGGCAACGAGATCGGCGGCGGCTCCATCCGTATCCACCGGCGGGACGTGCAGGAGCGCGTCTTCAAGGTCATGGGGATCGACGAGGAGCAGGCGCAGGAGAAGTTCGGCTTCCTCCTCGAGGCGTTCTCGTTCGGCGCGCCCCCGCACGGCGGCATCGCGTTCGGTTGGGACCGGGTCGTCGGCCTGCTCGCCGGGGAGGACTCCATCCGCGAGGTCATCGCGTTCCCGAAGTCCGGCGGCGGCTACGACCCGCTGACGGGCGCCCCCGCGCCCATCACGGCGCAGCAGCGCAAGGAGGCCGGCGTCGACGCCGCGCCCGCCGCGACGAGCGGGCGGGCGACGGCGGGCGAGGGGACCGCGGTCGCGGAATGA
- a CDS encoding DUF948 domain-containing protein — translation MSVSLGDIAGLVAALAFVALVVAIAVPLLKLGAVLDETRLSVAELTEHTVPVIDEAAETVRGANAQLAKVDTVTTSAAEVGQNVSALTTLVSATLARPMIKVAAFSYAVRSVVAKRTGRR, via the coding sequence GTGTCGGTATCGCTCGGTGACATCGCGGGCCTCGTGGCCGCCCTCGCCTTCGTCGCGCTCGTCGTGGCGATCGCCGTCCCGCTCCTCAAGCTCGGGGCCGTGCTCGACGAGACCAGGCTCTCGGTCGCCGAGCTGACCGAGCACACCGTCCCGGTCATCGACGAGGCGGCCGAGACGGTCCGCGGGGCGAACGCCCAACTCGCCAAGGTCGACACGGTCACGACGTCCGCCGCCGAGGTTGGCCAGAACGTCTCGGCGCTCACGACGCTCGTGTCGGCCACGCTGGCCCGACCGATGATCAAGGTCGCGGCCTTCTCCTACGCCGTCCGGTCGGTCGTCGCCAAGCGGACGGGCCGCCGCTGA
- the rpsD gene encoding 30S ribosomal protein S4, protein MAHNRARHQVRLSRALGIALTPKAARAFEKRPYPPGEHGRARRKQESDYAVRLKEKQRLRAQYGLREAQFRNTFDEARRHPGLTGDTFVELLECRLDALVLRSGFARTIAQARQAVVHRHILVDGKIVDRPSFRVKPGQVLQVKPKSQTMVPFQVAAAGAHRDVLPAVPEYLEVNLEKLRTVLVRMPKRAEVPVQADVQLIVELYAR, encoded by the coding sequence GTGGCCCACAACCGCGCCCGCCACCAGGTGCGCCTCTCGCGCGCCCTCGGAATCGCCCTCACCCCGAAGGCCGCCCGCGCCTTCGAGAAGCGCCCCTACCCGCCCGGCGAGCACGGCCGCGCCCGCCGGAAGCAGGAGAGCGACTACGCCGTCCGCCTCAAGGAGAAGCAGCGTCTGCGCGCGCAGTACGGCCTGCGCGAGGCCCAGTTCCGCAACACGTTCGACGAGGCGCGTCGTCACCCGGGCCTGACCGGTGACACGTTCGTCGAGCTGCTCGAGTGCCGTCTCGACGCGCTCGTCCTCCGCTCGGGCTTCGCCCGCACGATCGCCCAGGCCCGCCAGGCCGTCGTGCACCGCCACATCCTCGTGGACGGCAAGATCGTCGACCGCCCCTCGTTCCGCGTGAAGCCGGGCCAGGTCCTCCAGGTCAAGCCGAAGAGCCAGACGATGGTCCCGTTCCAGGTCGCCGCCGCCGGTGCGCACCGTGACGTCCTCCCGGCCGTCCCGGAGTACCTCGAGGTCAACCTCGAGAAGCTGCGCACCGTCCTCGTGCGGATGCCCAAGCGCGCCGAGGTCCCGGTCCAGGCCGACGTCCAGCTCATCGTCGAGCTCTACGCCCGCTGA
- a CDS encoding MMPL family transporter, giving the protein MFARLGRLVTRRPLWVLAAWVLIAGLLAAAAMTGLGGTPLFQKLETDQPTVPGSQSERVSELMRASADGASIVLMVEGADLTDTDAVAATGDVLTATRDDLAALDGVAEVTDPYQHPLGPTQPEVAALVDTATGSFLVQVTLDADLPSDREKEVGGEVEERLTALGTELRDDDLATGSLITSSAILVREFNEQMESDLVRGELVALPISLLVMVVVFGGALAAGMPIVGAVASIGAGLGSIWSLSYVMDLDSVVINVVTLLGLGLSIDYGLLMVSRFREELKELVDEQTAAITAGIAVGKRRRGGRRRDALVVRAVERTVATAGRTVTFSALTIAICVAGLIAMSPSLLKGLGVAGSVIVVIALLTAITLVPALLTLSGRRFLRPSVLSRIPGLRRVVGRLGDVAPRRGVFSALATWVQRYPWPVLIGCLAILVTAMVPLGSLHLRNSGIDALPADAPARVAIDTINERFPGTASADLFVVPEDTAADDATLDSVAAGLEGLAGVASVDAAAPLDDGDGHVMIGVHLADDVEPDSPAAVELVREIRDLDLGTPVLVGGQAAGQADFTGALVRGLPVAGGMVLIATFVLLFLMTGSVLVPVKALLTNAISIAASLGITTWVFQMGHGASLLGFTAAGGLESYVVAIVVAFGFGLAMDYEVFLIARIKELYDTGVGNDEAVVVGLQRSGRIITSAALVIIVVFAGFASGDLLPIKEAGFALAVAVALDATLVRMLLVPATMTVLGEANWWAPRWLRPLANRFTIAH; this is encoded by the coding sequence GTGTTTGCGCGTCTTGGCCGCCTCGTCACCCGTCGCCCGCTGTGGGTCCTTGCCGCCTGGGTGCTGATCGCCGGGCTCCTCGCGGCCGCCGCCATGACGGGCCTGGGCGGGACGCCCCTGTTCCAAAAGCTCGAGACCGACCAGCCGACCGTTCCGGGCAGCCAGTCCGAGCGGGTGTCGGAGCTCATGCGCGCCTCGGCGGACGGCGCGTCGATCGTCCTCATGGTCGAGGGCGCCGACCTGACGGACACCGACGCCGTCGCGGCGACCGGCGACGTCCTGACCGCGACCCGGGACGACCTCGCGGCGCTCGACGGCGTCGCCGAGGTGACCGACCCCTACCAGCACCCGCTGGGGCCGACCCAGCCGGAGGTCGCGGCGCTCGTCGACACCGCGACGGGCTCCTTCCTCGTCCAGGTGACGCTCGATGCCGACCTGCCGTCCGACCGGGAGAAGGAGGTCGGCGGCGAGGTCGAGGAGCGGCTGACCGCGCTCGGGACCGAGCTGAGGGACGACGACCTGGCGACGGGATCGCTCATCACGTCCTCCGCCATCCTCGTCCGCGAGTTCAACGAGCAGATGGAGTCCGACCTCGTGCGGGGCGAGCTGGTCGCGCTCCCGATCTCGCTGCTCGTCATGGTCGTCGTCTTCGGCGGCGCGCTGGCGGCCGGCATGCCGATCGTCGGCGCCGTCGCCTCGATCGGGGCCGGGCTGGGCAGCATCTGGTCGCTGTCCTACGTCATGGACCTCGACTCGGTCGTCATCAACGTCGTGACACTGCTCGGTCTCGGCCTGTCCATCGACTACGGCCTCCTCATGGTGTCCCGGTTCCGGGAGGAGCTGAAGGAGCTCGTCGACGAGCAGACCGCCGCGATCACGGCCGGTATCGCCGTCGGCAAGCGGCGCCGCGGCGGACGCCGGCGCGACGCGCTCGTCGTGCGCGCCGTGGAGCGGACGGTCGCGACGGCCGGTCGCACCGTCACGTTCTCCGCGCTCACCATCGCGATCTGCGTCGCCGGCCTCATCGCGATGTCGCCGTCGCTGCTCAAGGGGCTGGGCGTCGCGGGCTCGGTCATCGTCGTCATCGCGCTCCTCACGGCCATCACGCTCGTGCCGGCGCTGCTCACGCTCAGCGGCCGCCGGTTCCTCCGGCCGTCCGTGCTGTCCCGGATCCCGGGGCTGCGCCGCGTCGTCGGCCGGCTCGGCGACGTCGCGCCCCGGCGCGGCGTGTTCTCCGCGCTCGCGACGTGGGTCCAGCGCTACCCGTGGCCCGTGCTCATCGGCTGTCTCGCGATCCTCGTGACGGCCATGGTGCCGCTCGGGAGCCTGCACCTGCGCAACTCCGGCATCGACGCGCTGCCGGCCGACGCGCCGGCGCGGGTGGCGATCGACACGATCAACGAGCGCTTCCCCGGCACGGCGTCCGCCGACCTGTTCGTCGTGCCGGAGGACACCGCGGCCGACGACGCGACGCTCGACTCGGTCGCGGCCGGGCTCGAGGGGCTGGCCGGTGTCGCGTCGGTCGATGCCGCCGCCCCGCTCGACGACGGCGACGGTCACGTCATGATCGGCGTCCACCTGGCCGACGACGTCGAGCCCGACTCCCCGGCCGCCGTCGAGCTGGTCCGCGAGATCCGCGACCTCGACCTCGGCACGCCGGTGCTCGTCGGCGGCCAGGCGGCCGGCCAGGCCGACTTCACCGGCGCGCTCGTGCGCGGGCTGCCCGTCGCGGGCGGCATGGTGCTGATCGCGACGTTCGTCCTGCTCTTCCTCATGACGGGCTCGGTCCTGGTCCCGGTCAAGGCCCTGCTGACGAACGCGATCTCGATCGCCGCTTCGCTCGGGATCACGACGTGGGTGTTCCAGATGGGGCACGGCGCCTCGCTGCTGGGGTTCACGGCGGCCGGCGGGCTGGAGAGCTACGTCGTCGCGATCGTCGTGGCCTTCGGGTTCGGCCTCGCGATGGACTACGAGGTGTTCCTCATCGCGCGGATCAAGGAGCTGTACGACACCGGGGTCGGCAACGACGAGGCGGTCGTCGTCGGGCTGCAACGGTCGGGTCGGATCATCACGTCGGCCGCGCTCGTCATCATCGTCGTGTTCGCCGGGTTCGCCTCGGGCGACCTCCTGCCGATCAAGGAGGCGGGCTTCGCGCTCGCCGTCGCGGTCGCGCTGGACGCCACGCTCGTGCGGATGCTGCTCGTCCCCGCCACGATGACCGTGCTGGGCGAGGCCAACTGGTGGGCGCCGCGCTGGCTGCGCCCGCTCGCGAACCGGTTCACCATCGCGCACTGA